One stretch of Candidatus Omnitrophota bacterium DNA includes these proteins:
- a CDS encoding ABC transporter permease translates to MLTYISRRLLGLLPVFLGITLISFFVIHLAPGKPTDIQTSLNPKVSYEARVRLEKLYGLDKPVYIQYLNWLKRFTTFDFGRSYVDDRPVSEKIAERIPITILINVLALVMILAVGIPLGVLSAVKRGSFWDRFTTIFVFIGFSTPEFWLALLLMSLFGISLGWLPVSGIKSLDFEYFGFFGKVFDVARHLVLPVSISAFGGLAGISRYMRTSMIGVIHQDFIRTARAKGLSEGAVIYKHALKNAMLPVITLLGLSVPGLIGGSVIFESIFAIPGMGRLFYESVMSRDYPTIMGVLSIGAILTLLGNLLADIAYSYADPRISLAGKEEL, encoded by the coding sequence ATGCTGACTTACATAAGTCGACGATTGCTGGGATTGCTTCCGGTCTTTCTGGGGATAACGCTCATTTCGTTCTTCGTTATACATTTGGCCCCCGGTAAGCCTACTGATATACAGACGAGCCTGAATCCGAAGGTTTCGTACGAGGCAAGGGTTAGGCTCGAGAAGCTCTATGGCCTCGACAAGCCTGTATATATCCAATATCTTAACTGGCTTAAAAGATTTACGACATTCGACTTCGGCAGGTCTTACGTAGACGACAGACCCGTCTCTGAAAAGATCGCCGAACGCATACCGATAACCATCCTTATCAACGTTCTTGCGCTCGTAATGATATTGGCTGTGGGCATACCGCTAGGTGTCCTCTCGGCGGTGAAGCGCGGCTCGTTCTGGGACAGATTCACTACCATCTTTGTATTTATAGGGTTTTCGACGCCTGAGTTCTGGCTGGCGCTTTTATTGATGAGCCTCTTTGGAATCAGCCTGGGTTGGCTGCCGGTCTCCGGAATAAAATCGCTCGACTTCGAATATTTCGGATTCTTCGGTAAGGTCTTCGATGTCGCGAGACACCTTGTATTGCCGGTCTCGATCTCCGCCTTCGGCGGTCTTGCCGGCATCTCCCGTTATATGAGGACCTCTATGATAGGTGTAATACATCAGGACTTTATACGGACCGCGCGGGCCAAAGGGCTTAGCGAAGGGGCCGTTATCTATAAGCACGCGTTAAAGAACGCCATGCTTCCCGTCATCACGCTTCTCGGCCTTTCCGTACCGGGCTTGATCGGAGGAAGTGTCATATTCGAATCGATATTCGCGATCCCGGGGATGGGCAGGCTCTTCTATGAATCGGTCATGTCGCGCGATTATCCGACTATAATGGGAGTGCTTTCGATAGGCGCTATCCTCACGCTTTTAGGGAATCTTCTTGCGGATATCGCGTACTCTTACGCTGATCCAAGGATAAGCCTTGCGGGTAAGGAGGAATTGTAG
- a CDS encoding ABC transporter permease has protein sequence MIKEFAKNKMAVAGLVFIIAILAFAAFAPFIAPYDPAHIDMKNILAAPSGAHIFGTDTLGRDIFSRIVYGSRISLSIGFIAVGIAIMIGIIFGAIAGYYGGRVDSIMMRFVDIMLCFPTFFLILAVIAVLEPSIFNIMVVIGATGWMSVARLARAEVLSLKERDYVICARVMGAGDIWIIARHLIPNAIAPVLVSATLGIGGAILVESALSFLGIGVQPPTPSWGNILMDGKSTLGVAWWLTIFPGIFITLTVLAYNLLGEALRDMLEPRLKERA, from the coding sequence ATGATAAAGGAATTTGCCAAAAATAAAATGGCAGTCGCGGGGCTCGTCTTTATAATAGCGATCCTCGCCTTTGCGGCATTCGCGCCGTTCATCGCGCCGTATGACCCCGCCCATATCGATATGAAGAATATACTGGCCGCTCCCTCGGGCGCGCATATCTTCGGAACCGATACGCTGGGACGCGACATATTTTCGCGCATCGTTTACGGGTCAAGGATATCTCTCTCGATAGGCTTCATCGCTGTCGGTATCGCCATAATGATCGGAATAATCTTTGGGGCGATTGCCGGATATTACGGCGGGCGCGTGGATTCTATCATGATGAGATTCGTAGACATAATGCTCTGTTTCCCGACGTTCTTCCTGATACTCGCGGTTATAGCGGTACTGGAGCCTTCGATATTTAATATAATGGTCGTGATAGGAGCGACCGGCTGGATGAGCGTCGCCAGGCTGGCCAGGGCGGAAGTCCTATCGCTGAAAGAGCGTGACTATGTCATATGTGCGCGTGTGATGGGCGCAGGCGATATATGGATAATAGCCAGGCATCTCATACCTAATGCCATAGCGCCGGTGCTAGTGAGCGCGACTCTCGGTATAGGAGGGGCCATCCTGGTAGAATCGGCCCTCAGCTTTTTAGGGATAGGAGTACAGCCGCCTACGCCGAGCTGGGGTAATATACTGATGGACGGCAAGTCCACGCTGGGTGTTGCCTGGTGGCTTACCATATTTCCGGGCATATTTATAACGCTTACAGTTCTTGCGTATAATCTGTTAGGGGAGGCCTTAAGAGATATGCTGGAGCCGAGGCTTAAGGAGCGCGCGTGA
- a CDS encoding ABC transporter ATP-binding protein, whose protein sequence is MKSENVLEVKGLETYFHTPSGEVKAVDDISFDLRKGEVFGLVGESGSGKTLTALSILRLIAPPGEIVSGNIIFNGTDIMRMGDDTLLKIRGSKISIVFQEPASAFNPVFTVGYQIAESVMVHQRLGKPEAAYAALKFLRRVHITDPERVYHSYPHQLSGGTKQRAMIAMALVNSPELLILDEPTTALDVTIQAQILDLLKELIDRNKMSVLFISHDFGVIAKMCDRVGVMYKGKMVETSGIEAILNSPKDPYTISLIESVKALS, encoded by the coding sequence GTGAAAAGCGAAAATGTGCTGGAAGTAAAAGGCCTCGAGACATATTTTCACACGCCCTCAGGAGAGGTGAAGGCGGTGGACGATATCAGTTTCGATCTGCGTAAAGGCGAGGTCTTCGGCCTTGTCGGAGAATCCGGATCGGGCAAGACACTGACAGCGCTATCAATATTGAGGCTCATAGCGCCTCCGGGGGAGATCGTCTCCGGCAATATAATATTTAATGGAACGGATATTATGCGTATGGGTGATGATACCTTGCTAAAGATAAGGGGCTCGAAGATCTCGATCGTTTTCCAGGAACCCGCGAGCGCATTTAATCCGGTCTTCACTGTAGGATATCAAATCGCGGAATCCGTAATGGTCCATCAGAGATTGGGTAAACCGGAAGCCGCCTACGCCGCGTTAAAATTTTTAAGAAGAGTGCATATTACAGACCCGGAGAGAGTCTATCATAGTTATCCGCACCAGCTTTCGGGCGGGACAAAACAACGCGCGATGATCGCCATGGCATTGGTGAATTCTCCAGAGCTCCTTATCCTGGACGAGCCGACGACCGCGCTCGACGTCACCATACAGGCTCAAATTTTAGATCTGCTCAAGGAGCTTATAGATCGGAATAAGATGTCGGTCCTGTTTATAAGCCATGATTTCGGAGTCATCGCGAAGATGTGCGACCGTGTCGGTGTCATGTATAAGGGAAAGATGGTTGAGACATCCGGCATAGAGGCGATATTAAATTCTCCCAAAGATCCTTACACTATCTCGTTAATAGAATCGGTGAAGGCGTTATCATGA
- a CDS encoding ATP-binding cassette domain-containing protein has protein sequence MIIAECKNIKKSFPIKRGYLQDEIGRVTAVDGVSLDIGKGCSFGIVGESGSGKTTLGKIMLGVLKPDSGEVRVYTDKLQVIFQDPYNSLDPKMKVFDILAEGLILKKETDQISKRVEDIMDIIKLPKPALHRYPHQFSGGERQRIAIGRALITEPEFIVCDEPVSSLDVTIQLQILRLLKDVQKRFNITYLFISHDLRVVRFICDRVAVMKDGKIVEEGSASDIYSRPAHPYTKLLLSSVLHIYPRKISWGNVGENIV, from the coding sequence ATGATAATCGCGGAATGTAAGAATATAAAGAAGAGTTTTCCGATAAAACGCGGTTATCTGCAGGATGAGATTGGCAGGGTGACGGCTGTAGATGGCGTATCGCTCGATATCGGGAAAGGATGTTCTTTCGGCATCGTCGGCGAATCGGGCTCGGGCAAGACTACGCTCGGCAAGATCATGCTGGGTGTTTTAAAACCTGATTCAGGCGAAGTGAGGGTCTATACCGATAAACTTCAGGTGATATTTCAGGATCCGTACAATAGTCTCGATCCTAAGATGAAGGTATTCGATATACTTGCGGAAGGACTGATCTTAAAAAAAGAGACTGATCAAATATCAAAGAGGGTAGAGGATATCATGGACATCATAAAGTTGCCAAAGCCCGCCCTCCATAGATATCCCCACCAGTTTTCCGGCGGTGAACGTCAGAGGATAGCTATAGGAAGAGCTCTCATTACAGAGCCTGAATTCATAGTATGCGATGAGCCTGTATCGAGCCTTGACGTTACGATCCAGCTGCAGATATTAAGGCTGCTTAAAGACGTTCAGAAACGATTTAATATAACCTACCTATTCATAAGCCATGACCTGCGGGTCGTGCGCTTCATCTGCGACCGCGTTGCCGTCATGAAAGACGGCAAGATTGTAGAAGAGGGAAGCGCCTCCGACATATATTCCCGCCCGGCGCACCCATACACTAAGCTGCTCCTCTCATCCGTTCTCCACATCTACCCCCGAAAAATCTCCTGGGGAAACGTGGGCGAAAATATCGTATAG
- a CDS encoding endonuclease III produces MNTAKKIITISKLLKKAYGNPRPFKALDPVDELIKTVLSQNTNDRNSLGAFAVLKEHFSSWGALMKADTRHVARLIKHAGLANIKAARIKEILAEIKRREGKISLAFLERADLKVGIEYLKSLKGVGPKTAACVLLFSFRRPVMPVDTHIFRVTKRLGLIGSKTGIEEAHDILTGMTPKHLIYELHLGIIEHGRRTCKAQNPRCGFCVLYNLCKFKDKRLYKEGHK; encoded by the coding sequence ATGAATACCGCCAAGAAGATAATTACAATATCTAAACTGTTAAAGAAGGCCTATGGGAATCCGAGGCCATTCAAGGCCCTGGATCCTGTCGATGAGCTGATAAAGACGGTCCTTTCGCAGAATACGAATGACCGGAATTCGCTTGGCGCGTTTGCGGTTTTGAAGGAACATTTCAGTTCCTGGGGCGCATTGATGAAGGCCGATACGCGGCACGTCGCTCGGCTCATAAAGCATGCCGGACTTGCAAATATCAAGGCCGCTCGCATAAAAGAGATCCTGGCCGAGATAAAACGCCGCGAGGGAAAAATAAGCCTGGCGTTTTTGGAAAGGGCAGATCTCAAAGTTGGTATTGAATACCTTAAATCGCTTAAAGGCGTTGGCCCGAAAACGGCGGCATGTGTGCTGCTATTCAGTTTTCGTAGGCCCGTGATGCCGGTAGATACGCATATATTCAGGGTGACAAAGAGGCTGGGTTTAATCGGCTCGAAGACCGGTATAGAGGAAGCTCACGATATCCTTACAGGGATGACGCCTAAGCACTTGATATATGAATTGCATTTAGGTATAATAGAACACGGTCGCAGGACCTGTAAGGCGCAAAATCCGCGATGCGGGTTTTGCGTTTTGTATAATCTGTGCAAATTCAAGGATAAGCGTTTATATAAAGAGGGCCATAAGTGA
- a CDS encoding N-acetyltransferase: MIRKATVEDVKKIQKLINYHARHDKMLPRSLNELYESIRNFFVYTEGKNICGVCALNVDWEDLAEIKSLAVAPSKARKGVGSKLMQECLKDAKKLKITKVFALTYVPEFFEKFGFEVIDKKDLPHKIWSECIKCMYFPNCKEIAMMKEI; this comes from the coding sequence GTGATAAGAAAAGCCACGGTAGAGGATGTCAAGAAGATACAGAAGCTCATCAATTATCATGCCAGGCATGATAAGATGCTTCCGCGTTCGCTTAATGAATTATACGAGAGCATAAGAAATTTCTTCGTATATACCGAAGGAAAGAACATCTGCGGGGTCTGCGCCCTCAACGTTGACTGGGAGGATCTTGCGGAGATAAAGAGCCTGGCGGTGGCGCCGTCCAAGGCGAGAAAAGGCGTCGGTTCCAAGCTTATGCAGGAGTGCCTTAAGGACGCTAAGAAATTGAAGATAACGAAAGTTTTTGCGCTTACCTACGTGCCGGAATTCTTCGAGAAATTCGGCTTTGAGGTGATAGATAAGAAGGATCTTCCGCATAAGATATGGAGCGAGTGCATAAAGTGCATGTACTTCCCTAACTGTAAAGAGATAGCAATGATGAAGGAGATATAG
- the leuC gene encoding 3-isopropylmalate dehydratase large subunit, protein MGHTITEKILLKHTKLKDIHPGEFIDAKVDLCLGNDITAPFAIEEFESLGAKKVFDKKKVVLVPDHFAPAKDMASANQCKRLATFSKKYDIKHYFEVGSMGVEHALLPEVGLVLPGDLVIGADSHTCTYGALGAFSTGVGSTDLAAAMATGEVWLKVPESMKFVFYGKLNKWVGGKDLILHTIGNIGVDGARYCAMEFCGEVIDKLPMEDRLTMCNMAIEAGGKNGIIAPDKITSGYIRSIKNKAKPGIGKVYSSDKDAKYRDVREYDCSLIEPLVACPSLPSNVKPVRALKDVAIDQVVIGSCTNGRISDLRIAAKILKGKKAKSNIRLIVIPATQKIYLDAMKEGLAKIFIDAGGVFSTPTCGPCLGGHMGILAAGERAISTTNRNFVGRMGDPTSEVYLSNPAVAAASAVKGRIAHPEEVI, encoded by the coding sequence ATGGGTCACACGATAACGGAAAAGATCCTCTTAAAACATACCAAATTGAAGGATATCCACCCAGGGGAATTTATCGACGCGAAAGTCGATCTCTGTCTGGGTAACGATATAACCGCGCCTTTTGCGATAGAGGAGTTTGAGAGCTTAGGCGCGAAGAAGGTTTTCGATAAGAAGAAGGTTGTGCTCGTCCCCGATCATTTTGCGCCCGCTAAAGATATGGCGAGCGCGAACCAGTGCAAGAGGCTGGCTACTTTTTCCAAGAAGTACGATATAAAGCACTATTTCGAGGTGGGATCGATGGGCGTTGAACACGCGCTTCTGCCTGAGGTCGGACTGGTGTTGCCCGGAGATCTCGTGATAGGCGCGGATTCACATACTTGCACCTACGGCGCGCTCGGCGCGTTCTCGACCGGAGTCGGCTCGACGGATCTTGCGGCTGCCATGGCGACGGGCGAGGTATGGCTGAAAGTGCCGGAGTCGATGAAGTTCGTATTTTATGGAAAGCTCAATAAATGGGTGGGCGGCAAGGACCTGATCCTGCATACTATAGGGAACATAGGCGTTGACGGCGCGCGTTATTGCGCGATGGAGTTTTGCGGAGAGGTGATCGATAAACTGCCTATGGAGGACCGTCTGACTATGTGTAATATGGCGATCGAGGCCGGCGGAAAGAATGGGATAATCGCTCCGGACAAGATAACGTCCGGCTATATAAGATCGATAAAGAATAAGGCTAAGCCGGGTATCGGTAAAGTTTACTCAAGCGATAAAGACGCAAAATATCGCGATGTCAGGGAATATGATTGCAGCTTGATCGAACCGCTCGTCGCATGTCCGAGCCTTCCCAGCAATGTGAAGCCGGTCAGGGCACTGAAAGATGTGGCGATAGATCAGGTAGTGATAGGCTCATGCACTAACGGCAGGATATCGGACCTGAGGATCGCGGCAAAGATCCTGAAAGGAAAAAAGGCGAAATCTAATATAAGGCTTATAGTGATCCCGGCCACCCAGAAGATATATCTGGACGCGATGAAGGAAGGGCTTGCTAAGATATTCATTGACGCAGGAGGCGTATTCTCGACCCCGACATGCGGGCCATGCCTCGGAGGTCATATGGGCATATTGGCGGCGGGAGAGCGCGCCATATCCACCACGAACCGTAATTTTGTCGGAAGGATGGGTGATCCGACGAGTGAGGTATATCTGTCCAATCCGGCTGTGGCAGCCGCAAGCGCGGTAAAAGGCAGGATAGCCCACCCTGAAGAGGTGATATAA
- the leuD gene encoding 3-isopropylmalate dehydratase small subunit, whose translation MSKGRAYKFGDDINTDEIIPARYLNTTNKEDLAKHCMEDADKNFAKKVRPGDVIVAGKNFGCGSSREHAPVAIKAAGVSCVIAESFARIFFRNCINVGLSIVESREASKNIRDGDLLSVDTASGVVKNITKKESYKIEKYPSFMQKIIKAGGLINSLRKKGSK comes from the coding sequence ATGTCTAAAGGCAGAGCGTATAAATTCGGCGATGATATTAACACAGATGAGATAATACCGGCGCGTTATCTCAATACTACCAATAAAGAAGATCTCGCGAAACACTGCATGGAGGATGCCGATAAGAATTTTGCGAAGAAGGTAAGGCCGGGTGACGTGATCGTTGCGGGGAAGAACTTCGGATGCGGTTCCTCGAGAGAGCATGCTCCGGTTGCTATAAAAGCGGCGGGTGTATCTTGCGTGATAGCGGAAAGTTTCGCCAGGATATTTTTCCGTAACTGTATCAATGTCGGTCTGTCGATAGTGGAATCCCGGGAAGCCTCGAAAAATATAAGAGACGGCGATCTCCTGAGCGTGGATACGGCATCAGGGGTGGTGAAGAATATAACGAAAAAAGAGAGTTACAAAATAGAGAAGTATCCGTCGTTTATGCAAAAGATAATAAAAGCCGGAGGCCTTATCAATTCATTAAGAAAGAAAGGATCAAAATGA
- a CDS encoding 3-isopropylmalate dehydrogenase: MSGKEYRIAVIPGDGTGPEVVAEGMKVLKAASKKFGFSYKDELFDYGGERYLKTGKTIDDKELDNLKKFDAIFLGAIGHPNVKPGILEQGILLKTRFSLDQYINLRPVKLYDSRFCPLKDKKPEDIDFVVVRENSEGLYKGMGEFQNKGKKDEVAIQISYNTRKGVERCLRYAFEFTRKRNRRKKLTLCGKTNVLTYAWDLWQRTFDEIKKEYPDIMTDYAHVDATTMWFVKNPEWFDVIVTDNIFGDIITDLGAMIQGGMGIAAGGNINPESVSMFEPIGGSAPKYTGKHVINPLAAICAAGMLLDNIGETKAAKSIESSVMKIVSTKMKSLAAGKMGYSTEEVGDLVVENL, translated from the coding sequence ATGAGTGGAAAGGAATATAGGATAGCGGTGATACCGGGGGATGGCACTGGCCCGGAGGTTGTGGCGGAAGGGATGAAGGTCCTGAAAGCGGCTTCCAAGAAATTCGGATTCTCATATAAGGATGAGCTCTTCGATTACGGCGGAGAGAGATATCTGAAGACGGGGAAGACCATAGACGATAAAGAGCTGGATAACCTGAAGAAATTCGACGCGATATTTTTGGGCGCCATCGGGCACCCTAATGTGAAGCCCGGCATACTCGAGCAGGGGATACTCCTAAAGACCAGGTTCTCTCTTGATCAATATATCAACTTGAGGCCTGTCAAGCTTTACGATTCCCGTTTCTGTCCCCTTAAAGATAAGAAGCCTGAGGATATAGACTTTGTAGTTGTGAGAGAGAATTCCGAAGGCCTTTACAAGGGCATGGGCGAATTCCAAAATAAGGGCAAGAAGGATGAAGTCGCCATACAGATCTCGTATAATACGAGAAAAGGCGTCGAGAGGTGCCTGAGATACGCGTTCGAGTTTACCAGGAAACGCAACAGGCGCAAAAAATTGACTCTCTGCGGAAAGACCAATGTCCTGACGTATGCATGGGACCTCTGGCAGAGGACGTTCGATGAGATCAAGAAAGAGTACCCGGACATAATGACAGATTACGCCCATGTTGACGCCACCACGATGTGGTTCGTCAAAAATCCCGAATGGTTCGACGTCATCGTCACCGACAATATATTCGGCGACATCATAACGGATCTGGGGGCCATGATACAGGGCGGTATGGGCATAGCCGCCGGAGGCAATATAAATCCTGAAAGCGTATCGATGTTCGAGCCTATAGGCGGGTCCGCTCCGAAGTATACTGGAAAACATGTCATTAATCCACTTGCGGCCATCTGCGCGGCCGGGATGCTTCTGGATAATATCGGTGAAACGAAGGCCGCGAAGTCGATCGAGAGTTCGGTCATGAAGATAGTCTCGACAAAGATGAAATCGCTTGCGGCAGGCAAGATGGGTTATTCGACCGAAGAAGTCGGAGACCTGGTAGTTGAAAATTTATAA
- a CDS encoding aspartate-semialdehyde dehydrogenase encodes MSKKYNVAVMGATGAVGTCFLNILAERKFPINNLRLLASERSAGKKLKFNGKLYPVEKLTHDSFKGIDIVLASAGASRSLEFLPSAVKAGAVCVDNSSAFRMDKDVPLVVPEVNPEMIKRHKGIIANPNCSTIQMVVALWPIHKAVGIKRIVVTTFQSVSGAGQKKINELFEQSKAFLAKKKVKPVEFAHQIAFNLIPQIDVFLDNKYTKEEMKMVGETRKIMGDQSININATCIRVPVLFAHSESVNIETEKHISALEVARLMAGAPGVRLIDNPAKQLYPMPIDAEGQDDTLVGRIRQDESIKNGISMWIVADNIRKGAALNAIQIAEYLIK; translated from the coding sequence ATGAGCAAAAAATACAATGTAGCCGTAATGGGCGCTACAGGCGCAGTCGGCACATGTTTTTTAAATATACTTGCGGAGAGAAAATTTCCGATAAATAATTTAAGGTTGCTTGCGTCGGAACGTTCGGCGGGGAAGAAGCTTAAATTCAACGGCAAGCTATATCCTGTAGAAAAGCTCACCCATGATTCGTTTAAAGGCATAGATATCGTCCTGGCGAGCGCGGGCGCCTCACGAAGCCTTGAGTTTTTGCCCAGCGCTGTAAAGGCGGGAGCGGTGTGTGTCGATAACTCCAGCGCCTTCCGGATGGATAAGGACGTGCCGCTCGTGGTCCCCGAAGTGAACCCTGAGATGATAAAGAGACATAAGGGCATAATCGCTAACCCGAACTGTTCGACCATCCAGATGGTCGTTGCCCTCTGGCCGATACACAAGGCCGTCGGCATAAAGAGGATCGTTGTCACCACATTCCAGTCGGTCTCAGGCGCGGGCCAAAAAAAGATCAATGAATTATTTGAGCAGTCTAAGGCCTTTCTTGCAAAGAAAAAAGTGAAGCCGGTAGAGTTTGCTCATCAGATAGCGTTCAACCTGATACCGCAGATTGACGTCTTCCTCGATAACAAATATACCAAGGAAGAGATGAAGATGGTAGGCGAAACCCGCAAGATCATGGGCGACCAGTCTATCAATATCAACGCGACCTGCATCAGAGTACCCGTCCTATTCGCTCATTCCGAGAGCGTCAATATCGAAACCGAAAAGCATATCAGTGCTCTTGAGGTGGCAAGGCTTATGGCCGGCGCGCCGGGTGTCAGGCTTATAGACAATCCGGCGAAACAGTTGTATCCGATGCCTATAGATGCTGAAGGACAGGATGACACTCTGGTAGGACGCATACGCCAGGACGAGTCGATAAAGAACGGTATCTCCATGTGGATCGTTGCCGATAACATTCGTAAAGGCGCCGCCCTTAACGCTATCCAGATTGCTGAATATCTAATAAAATAA
- the truA gene encoding tRNA pseudouridine(38-40) synthase TruA has translation MRNIKLTIRYDGTNYSGWQFQKNSTSIQETIQDAVRKITGRKSSVVASGRTDAGVHALAQIANFKTASKIPLKNLRMALNTALPDDIVVSRAKEVALDFDSQKNAKSKLYRYVIYNKDFMDPFLRRYAAKSFFKIDTALMREGAKYLVGRHDFTSFKTKDDDEGANAVRTIKYIRIKRDGDVIYINIEADGFLYNMVRNIVGTLIEVGRGKFKTEYVKEILKKKDKRSCGPTAPAKGLSLVKVRY, from the coding sequence ATGCGTAACATAAAGCTCACTATCCGCTACGACGGGACGAACTATTCCGGATGGCAGTTCCAGAAGAACTCCACATCTATCCAGGAGACCATCCAGGATGCGGTCAGGAAGATCACGGGCCGCAAGTCCAGCGTCGTCGCATCCGGCAGGACCGACGCCGGCGTGCATGCATTGGCCCAGATAGCGAACTTCAAGACCGCCTCGAAGATCCCTCTCAAAAATCTGCGTATGGCGTTAAATACAGCCCTGCCGGACGACATAGTAGTATCCCGGGCCAAAGAGGTTGCTCTCGACTTCGATTCGCAAAAGAACGCCAAATCAAAGTTGTATCGTTATGTGATCTATAACAAAGATTTCATGGACCCGTTCTTAAGACGTTACGCCGCGAAGTCTTTTTTCAAAATCGATACCGCTCTAATGAGAGAGGGTGCGAAATATCTGGTCGGCCGGCATGACTTTACGTCGTTCAAAACGAAGGACGATGATGAGGGGGCCAACGCGGTCAGGACGATAAAGTATATTAGAATTAAAAGAGACGGCGATGTGATATATATCAATATCGAGGCCGACGGATTTTTGTATAACATGGTCCGGAACATCGTCGGCACATTGATCGAGGTCGGTCGCGGTAAATTTAAGACCGAATATGTTAAAGAGATACTGAAAAAGAAGGATAAGCGCTCATGCGGCCCGACAGCGCCGGCAAAGGGCCTCTCGTTGGTAAAGGTAAGGTATTGA
- a CDS encoding HAD family phosphatase codes for MKNRYEYMVFDLGNTLIRFDHNISAGKIAKLFNVDAKKVYDTFFDSDITRPFECGKLSPAEFHVQASRLLGFDISYDGFVKIWNNIFWQDDQMCALARELKSKYKLILLSNISKLHFEHIRSKFDIIDIFDELVLSYQVGAIKPERKIYDEVVKRAGGNRSEIFYIDDREDLIESALRLGIDSVRFENIDKLRDIMKEKGILP; via the coding sequence ATGAAGAATAGATACGAATATATGGTCTTTGACCTTGGCAATACATTGATCCGATTCGATCATAATATATCGGCGGGAAAGATCGCGAAACTCTTTAATGTCGACGCAAAGAAGGTATATGACACATTCTTTGATTCCGATATTACGCGGCCTTTCGAATGCGGGAAATTATCTCCAGCGGAATTTCATGTTCAAGCTTCGCGGCTTCTGGGTTTCGATATTTCTTATGATGGTTTTGTAAAAATATGGAATAATATATTCTGGCAGGATGACCAGATGTGCGCGCTGGCAAGGGAGCTCAAGAGTAAGTATAAATTGATCTTACTTTCCAACATCAGCAAACTTCATTTCGAGCACATTAGAAGTAAATTTGATATCATCGATATATTTGATGAGCTTGTCTTATCGTATCAGGTCGGGGCTATAAAACCCGAGCGGAAGATATATGATGAGGTGGTAAAGCGCGCAGGCGGCAACAGGTCGGAGATCTTCTATATAGATGACAGGGAAGACCTGATAGAATCCGCGCTTCGACTCGGGATCGATTCGGTAAGATTCGAAAATATCGATAAATTACGAGATATAATGAAAGAAAAAGGCATACTGCCTTGA